A genomic segment from Pseudopipra pipra isolate bDixPip1 chromosome 14, bDixPip1.hap1, whole genome shotgun sequence encodes:
- the LOC135422002 gene encoding arylamine N-acetyltransferase, liver isozyme-like: MNIQEYFGRISYNKPHKDADLQTLKAIFQHHIQAIPFENLSMHCGETIELDLQSIYNKIVRKKRGGWCLETNYLLFWALQELGYDVCILGANSYDPAERAYTAEMNHILLKVVIQGNSYILDAGFGGAYQMWQPLRLISGKDQPQVPGIFRFLEDNGTWYFEKVKRKHYIPEQSETPYFTDTPGLGNIRKIHRFTLEPRHINDFQELNTYLQVSPDNILRKKSLCSLQTTEGLIGLVGWTLTEMKYNYTEDMDLVHITTLTDEELEKTLKDKFNIVLENKLVPVNVRGLPPNLVDKI, encoded by the coding sequence ATGAACATTCAAGAGTATTTCGGAAGAATATCTTACAACAAGCCCCACAAGGATGCAGACTTGCAAACCTTAAAAGCCATCTTCCAGCATCACATCCAGGCCATTCCTTTTGAGAACCTCAGCATGCACTGCGGGGAGACCATCGAACTGGATTTACAGTCCATTTACAATAAGATCGTGCGAAAGAAACGTGGTGGATGGTGCCTGGAAACCAACTACCTTTTATTTTGGGCCTTGCAAGAATTAGGGTATGACGTCTGCATTCTTGGTGCGAATAGCTATGACCCAGCAGAGAGGGCATACACTGCTGAGATGAACCATATCCTGCTGAAGGTGGTGATCCAGGGAAATTCCTACATCCTGGATGCTGGTTTTGGTGGTGCCTACCAGATGTGGCAGCCACTGAGGCTGATTTCTGGGAAGGATCAACCCCAGGTCCCTGGAATCTTCCGCTTCCTGGAAGACAATGGCACCTGGTACTTTGAGAAAGTCAAAAGGAAGCATTATATTCCTGAGCAAAGTGAGACTCCTTACTTCACTGACACTCCAGGATTGGGGAACATCAGAAAAATACATAGATTCACTCTTGAGCCACGACATATAAATGACTTTCAGGAGTTAAACACATACCTACAAGTGTCTCCAGATAACATACTTCGGAAGAAGTCACTCTGCAGTCTCCAGACCACTGAAGGGCTCATTGGCTTAGTTGGATGGACCTTGACTGAGATGAAGTATAATTACACAGAGGACATGGACCTGGTGCACATCACAACTCTTACAGATGAAGAGCTTGAGAAGACACTGAAAGATAAATTCAATATAGTGCTGGAGAACAAACTTGTACCAGTAAATGTCCGTGGCTTGCCACCTAATTTAGTGGATAAGATCTAA
- the LOC135422003 gene encoding arylamine N-acetyltransferase, pineal gland isozyme NAT-10, with protein sequence MNLEEYFARTGYKGSLEKRDLETLTDIFQHHIRAVPFENLSIHCGEKITLELEHVYNKIVRRKRGGWCMENNQLLGWVLKCLGYDTSFLGAYVFNPHQNTYATLMTHLLVKVVIDGKAYIVDGGFGVSYQMWQPMELVSGKDQPQAPGVFRFTEKNAVWYLEKMRRKQCIPNQNFSNSDLLEKKECRKVYMFSLEPRTVEDFRFQCTYLQTSPDSLFTKKSICTLQTTDGFRALIGWTFTETTYNYKENMDLVEFVTLEDEEVEKTLKEKFNITLDRKLVPINVKGSYTI encoded by the coding sequence ATGAACCTTGAAGAGTATTTTGCAAGAACTGGCTATAAAGGCTCCCTTGAAAAGCGAGATTTGGAAACCTTAACTGATATATTCCAGCACCACATCCGCGCTGTTCCCTTTGAAAACCTCAGCATCCACTGTGGCGAGAAAATTACTTTGGAACTGGAGCATGTTTACAACAAAATCGTGCGGAGGAAGCGGGGGGGCTGGTGCATGGAAAACAaccagctgctgggctgggtcCTGAAGTGCCTGGGGTACGACACCAGCTTCCTGGGAGCGTATGTGTTCAACCCCCACCAAAACACATATGCCACCCTCATGACCCATCTCCTGGTAAAGGTAGTCATTGATGGCAAAGCCTACATCGTTGACGGAGGCTTTGGTGTGTCCTATCAGATGTGGCAGCCCATGGAGCTCGTGTCGGGGAAAGACCAGCCCCAGGCTCCCGGCGTCTTCCGCTTCACGGAAAAAAACGCTGTCTGGTACCTTGAGAAAATGAGACGGAAACAGTGTATCCCCAACCAGAACTTCTCTAATTCTGACCTGCTGGAGAAAAAAGAGTGTCGGAAGGTTTATATGTTCAGCCTTGAGCCACGGACAGTGGAAGATTTCCGTTTCCAGTGCACGTACCTTCagacctctccagattccctCTTTACAAAGAAGTCCATCTGCACCCTCCAGACCACCGACGGCTTCCGAGCGCTAATTGGGTGGACATTCACTGAGACCACGTACAACTACAAGGAAAACATGGATCTGGTGGAGTTTGTAACTCTTGAAGATGAAGAGgtggaaaaaaccctcaaagaGAAATTCAACATTACCCTAGATAGAAAACTCGTCCCAATTAATGTTAAAGGATCTTACACAATCTAG